Within Butyrivibrio fibrisolvens, the genomic segment ATAGAGTATTCTGTATATGAAGGCATTAATGAAAATCCTACTGTAGAGAGCATCATGGATGCAAGAGACTATGGCGTTTTAGAAGCTTGCGACTTTGTAATAGGCATAGGCGGAGGCTCAGCTCTTGATGCATCCAAGGCTATATCACTTATGATGTATCATAAAGATAGCAGCTGGGAATACCTGTACGATAGTTCTGTTTCTTCTGATATGCTGCCTGTTGCAGCGATACCTACAACCTGTGGTACAGGATCTGAAGTTACAGGTGTATCCGTGCTTACAAGACTTGACCTAAAGACCAAGAAGTCAAGCGTACATAAACTGTATCCGACAGTAGCTTTTGTAGACGGCAAATATCTAAAGACCGCACCATCATCTATTATCTGTAATACAGCTATGGACTCTCTTGCACATATGATAGAAGGACTTGTCCATAAAAAAGCTACAGATTATACCAGAATGTGCGCATCTTCAGGACTTGAGCTGTGGCGCAGCGTCAAAGATGTGATAAGCGGCGACAGACAGGCTACAGATGAAGATCTTCAGAATCTTATGGATGCCTCTACTATGGCCGGAATGACTATAGCTCAGACAGGTACGACTATCCCTCACGCTCTTAGCTATCCTATCACAATAGGACTTAATATTCCTCATGGTAAGAGCGTCAGCTACTTTCAGGCAGAGTTCCTTAAAGCTATGGATAAGGCTGACAGAGACTGGATCTTGAGAAAAGCTGGTCTAAAAGACCCTGACGAACTTGATGAACTTTTTAAAAAGGCATGTAATCCGGAAGAGATACCTCTTAAATATAGAGAGATAGCTTATGAAGAGCTATGCTCTAATAAGGCTAAGCTTTCATCTGTGCCATTTAAAATTGATGATAACGTACTTAGAAAGATTGCCGGAATATAAAACAGTGCAATAAGTGATGATTTATATCTATGGTTTTAGTATATTCGCAGGATTGTAAGTCGAACATTATGTGACAAGTTTGTTGTTATAAAAAGGGGGCTGCATATGAGAAGTATTGAGATCACAGATAGTCAGATGCTACTTGGAAGTGATGGCGAGATAGTAAATCCCGGCTGGGCCAGAAGCCTTGTCTGGCAGTACAAAAGGGATATGATACGTGCGCCAAAGTATAGGATCAAGGAGTGGGACTATTATATTGTAATCCATGATTCTATTGGCGGCGGAGATGAGAGCTTTGCTGCAGCATTCACTATATCAGATGATGGCTATATAGGTCTTCAGTCAGTATCGCTCCTTCATCTTGGGTCAGACAATCCTTCTGAGCATACCCAGACAGTCCTTAATCTTTTTCCTATGGGCAGGATGCATATGCCGGAGTCTTCTGAAGCTGGCAATTCACACTTTAAAAATGACAGACTACGCCTTTTGTATCAAAAAGATGAAAATGAAAGACATATAAAATGCGCTTTCAAAGACTTTAACAATGGCAAATTGCTAAAGGCAGATATAAAACTTGAAGATCCCGGGATGCAGAGTATGGTAATAGCAACTCCCTGGGATGAAAAGCACGCCTTTTATTACAATCAGAAGATAAATTGTATGAAGGCATCAGGCACTATTACCTTTGATGGTAGAACATATACTTTTGATAGAGATAGGGACTATGCAACCCTTGACTGGGGAAGAGGTGTCTGGACCTATGACAATACCTGGTACTGGGGCAATGGTAATGCCAGGATAGACGGTCACGATTTCGGTTTCAATATAGGATATGGCTTTGGCAACACCTCTGCAGCAACAGAGAATGTCATCATCTATGATGGCATAGTACATAAGCTTGATGATATTAATATAGAAATTCCCGGTGATGTGAGCCTGTATGATATGGACAGCCCTAAATATATGGACAAGTGGAAGATCACATCATCCGATAACAGGTTCAATATGACCTTTAGTCCTGTCCTTGACAGAGCAGCCAAGCTTGACTACAAGCTGATAGTATCCGATCAGCATCAGGTTTTTGGCCGCATGAGCGGAGTGGCAGTACTAGACGACGGCACAACTATTAAGATTCAGGATATGCTGTGCTTTATAGAAAAAGTACATAATAAGTATTGAAAATACGGAACGTCTCACTTGAATTCACCAGTGAGACGTTCCGTATAATATGACGTAAGGGTCAAAAGTCATTTCGATTCGAGCTTGCTCGAAATCGAATATGAATTTATGACCCGCAAAACATGAGCAAAGTAGCACGTAGTGCGGATTTGCGAATGTTTTAGGATTGTGAGAGTTTCGAAGAAACGGAACAATCCGTTAGTCATAAGGTGTCAAAAGGAACTTTTGACACCTACCTCATAATATTAATTGAGCTATAAGGCTTCAGATGAGCCCGTAATGTTTAAGTCCGTTGTAGATTCCGTCTTCACGGATATCTGTTGTGACATATTCTGCGACAGCCTTGATGCGCTCATCTCCGTTACCCATGCAGATTGAGTGCTTTGCAAGCCTGAACATATCCATATCATTCATGCTATCGCCAACTACGTATACATCGTCAAGATCGATATTCTCAAGCTCCATAAGCTCTTTAATACCGGTTCCTTTAGAGTAGCCCTCTGGGATTGCCTCTATGATGACGCCGTTATGATTGATGAAGTCAAAATCAGGAAGAAGTGCCATGACTTTTTCGAAGTCAGTTCGCTCGCTTATGTCAGCACTGAACTTGTTGAGTCTTGTTCCTTTTTGGATCTCAGTAGTAGACTTTGCGATGGGACCAAGTCTTTCCTTCAAAATCTCAACATATGGATCGCCTACTTCATCGAAATCTTCTACGTTGAAGAAGTGATTCTCAGGCCCTTCAAAGACTACAGGCATGTGGTTGTCTGACAGAACCTTGAGTGCGCGAGTGATCTGTTCATCTGTCATTAGCTTTTCGTAGATAACTTTCCCATTTTTCTCGATATGAGTGCCACACCCTGCGACTATGCCTTCAAATCCAAGATCAAGGAGACTCTTTTCAATGATATTGGAGCGGGCTCTGCCTGTGTTGATGTAGGCTGCATGCCCATTGTCTTTAAGAAGCTTTATGGCCTCTTTGGTGCTCTCTGGTATAAACTGATGGAAGTCCCAAAGGGTCCCATCTATGTCAAAAAATACGTATTTTTTCATAAATCCTGGTTAACTTTCTTGAAAATGGAACATTTTCAAACTCAATGTTCTTAATTCTAAAAGACATATGTTGCTTTGTCAAATCTTCACTATGTATTGGGCATCTTAAATAAATCTTAAACATTTCCCTACTTGGAAGTTAAAGATTAGAGTTCTACAATGTACAATGTAACAAGATAGTTTTCGTGTTACAACCTTTTTATCCTTAACAGGACAAAATGTTTTGATCAAAACAAGAGGGGAGAGATGGGAGGTACCCGGAAGGGATTCCGGACACTTTCTGATAATACCATGAGTAAAGTACTAATATGTGACGATGAACCTGATATAGTAGCAGCTATCAGAATCTATTTAGAGAGCGAAGGTCTTGAAGTTATTACAGCATCTAATGGAAAAGAAGCTCTTGATATCATGAAAGGCGAAGCTGGCCAGGATGTAAGCCTTCTTCTACTTGATATCATGATGCCGGTCATGGACGGTATCACAGCTATGGCCGCTATACGTAAGATTTCTAATGTGCCGATAATACTTCTTACAGCCAAGAGCGAAGATACTGACAAGATCATGGGACTTAACATAGGAGCTGACGATTATGTGACCAAGCCCTTTAATCCTGTTGAGCTTATAGCAAGAGTTAAGTCTATGCTAAGACGCTACACACAACTTGGCTGCATGGCAGATGTTAAAGAAGCAAGGGATGATTCCAAGATCGTTATAGGCGGGATAGAGCTTGATGATAAGGCCAAGGAAGTACTCCTTGACGGTGATGTTGTTAATCTTACGCCTATCGAATTTGAGATTCTTAAGCTCCTTATGCAGCATCCTAATGAAGTTCTGTCTCCTAAGAAGATATATGAAGTTGTATGGCATGATCAGGCTATAGGAGCAGAGAGCTGTGTTGCGGTTCATATCCGCCATATCAGGGAGAAAATCGAGTACGACAGTGCCAATCCCAGATTTTTAAAAGCTGTCTGGGGGCATGGATACAAAATAGAAGTATGAATAATATCTTTAATGAATAATACCTTTATGAGGGAGGTAATTAAGATGAGTAAAGTTTATAAGAGGTCTTCGCACCTGTTATATACAATAGGTATATGTGTTTCTTTAATGATCATGATTTCAAGCATTGTCATACTTAACGCTTTGGATGACTGCGGACTTATGTATACTTCAGGAACTTCTCTAAAGAAACTCCTTATGGATCAGGCAGCATATGATTATTCTATATGGGCCCTTTCTGATAAGGACGGCGATTATAATGAAGAGTTCATGAATGAAAAAGGCTGTAATATCGGAATCATAGAGACCGATAATGGCAATCTGGGGGATCTTGATCTTAATGACAGCAGCACTTATATTTACAGGAATTTTGATCAGGAACTTCCTGCCCAGTATTACATGACCAATGTATATACTTCTGATGACAGCGAGTTTTACCTTTCAGAAAAACTATAT encodes:
- a CDS encoding Cof-type HAD-IIB family hydrolase, coding for MKKYVFFDIDGTLWDFHQFIPESTKEAIKLLKDNGHAAYINTGRARSNIIEKSLLDLGFEGIVAGCGTHIEKNGKVIYEKLMTDEQITRALKVLSDNHMPVVFEGPENHFFNVEDFDEVGDPYVEILKERLGPIAKSTTEIQKGTRLNKFSADISERTDFEKVMALLPDFDFINHNGVIIEAIPEGYSKGTGIKELMELENIDLDDVYVVGDSMNDMDMFRLAKHSICMGNGDERIKAVAEYVTTDIREDGIYNGLKHYGLI
- a CDS encoding DUF2804 domain-containing protein; amino-acid sequence: MRSIEITDSQMLLGSDGEIVNPGWARSLVWQYKRDMIRAPKYRIKEWDYYIVIHDSIGGGDESFAAAFTISDDGYIGLQSVSLLHLGSDNPSEHTQTVLNLFPMGRMHMPESSEAGNSHFKNDRLRLLYQKDENERHIKCAFKDFNNGKLLKADIKLEDPGMQSMVIATPWDEKHAFYYNQKINCMKASGTITFDGRTYTFDRDRDYATLDWGRGVWTYDNTWYWGNGNARIDGHDFGFNIGYGFGNTSAATENVIIYDGIVHKLDDINIEIPGDVSLYDMDSPKYMDKWKITSSDNRFNMTFSPVLDRAAKLDYKLIVSDQHQVFGRMSGVAVLDDGTTIKIQDMLCFIEKVHNKY
- a CDS encoding iron-containing alcohol dehydrogenase family protein, with translation MFYIPTRVFTGKDALINNKEYLTRLGHKALIVTGKGSAKKNGSYNDVIDILKESKIEYSVYEGINENPTVESIMDARDYGVLEACDFVIGIGGGSALDASKAISLMMYHKDSSWEYLYDSSVSSDMLPVAAIPTTCGTGSEVTGVSVLTRLDLKTKKSSVHKLYPTVAFVDGKYLKTAPSSIICNTAMDSLAHMIEGLVHKKATDYTRMCASSGLELWRSVKDVISGDRQATDEDLQNLMDASTMAGMTIAQTGTTIPHALSYPITIGLNIPHGKSVSYFQAEFLKAMDKADRDWILRKAGLKDPDELDELFKKACNPEEIPLKYREIAYEELCSNKAKLSSVPFKIDDNVLRKIAGI
- a CDS encoding response regulator transcription factor: MSKVLICDDEPDIVAAIRIYLESEGLEVITASNGKEALDIMKGEAGQDVSLLLLDIMMPVMDGITAMAAIRKISNVPIILLTAKSEDTDKIMGLNIGADDYVTKPFNPVELIARVKSMLRRYTQLGCMADVKEARDDSKIVIGGIELDDKAKEVLLDGDVVNLTPIEFEILKLLMQHPNEVLSPKKIYEVVWHDQAIGAESCVAVHIRHIREKIEYDSANPRFLKAVWGHGYKIEV